A window from Chrysemys picta bellii isolate R12L10 chromosome 2, ASM1138683v2, whole genome shotgun sequence encodes these proteins:
- the BZW2 gene encoding eIF5-mimic protein 1 isoform X8 gives MLTGILLANGTLPAVILTSLFTDNIVKEGIAASFAVKLFKSWMAEKDANSVTSSLRKASLDKRLLELFPANRQNVEHFAKYFTDAGLKELSDFLRVQQSLGTRKELQKELQERLSQECPIKEVVLYVKEEMKRNDLPEPAVIGLLWTCIMNAVEWNKKEELVAEQALKHLKQYAPLLAVFSTQGQSELILLQKVQEYCYDNIHFMKAFQKIVVLFYKADVLSEEAILKWYKEAHLAKGKSVFLDQMKKFVEWLQNAEEESESEGEENEDGSTKHNL, from the exons ATGCTCACTGGGATCCTGTTAGCCAATGGAACACTTCCTGCCGTCATATTGACAAGCCTTTTCACTGACAACATTGTCAAAGAAG GAATTGCGGCATCTTTTGCTGTAAAGCTTTTCAAATCATGGATGGCAGAAAAAGATGCCAATTCAGTTACCTCCTCTTTAAGAAAAGCCAGTTTAGACAAGCGATTGCTA GAACTATTTCCAGCCAATCGGCAGAACGTGGAGCATTTTGCTAAGTACTTCACGGATGCAGGGCTAAAAGAGCTCTCAGATTTCCTCCGAGTCCAGCAGTCACTGGGGACTCgtaaagaacttcaaaaagaactACAGGAACGTCTGTCTCAGGAATGCCCAATTAAAGAG GTAGTGCTTTATGTAAAAGAGGAAATGAAGAGAAATGATCTGCCAGAGCCTGCAGTGATTGGACTCCTTTGGACCTGTATAATGAATGCTGTTGAATGGAACAAGAAGGAAGAGCTGGTTGCAGAACAAGCACTTAAGCATCTAAAG CAATATGCACCCCTGCTGGCTGTGTTCAGCACCCAAGGCCAGTCAGAGCTAATTCTTCTCCAGAAGGTTCAGGAATACTGTTACGACAACATCCACTTTATGAAAGCCTTTCAGAAGATAGTGGTACTCTTTTACAAAG CTGATGTCCTGAGTGAAGAAGCCATCCTGAAGTGGTACAAAGAAGCACATCTTGCTAAAGGCAAAAGTGTATTTCTTGACCAGATGAAGAAATTTGTTGAGTGGCTGCAAAATGCTGAAGAAG AATCAGAATCTGAAGGCGAGGAGAATGAAGATGGTTCAACAAAGCACAATCTCTAG